The following coding sequences are from one Treponema parvum window:
- a CDS encoding TRAP transporter large permease: MITIYTIVFLASLIISIMIGMPITYSLLLSGAATALAIGGSATNAQTVAAQVMRGTDSVSMMALPFFILVGELMNRGGLTKRIINFCNIFVGRFRGGLGYVTIFACLMFASLVGSAVASTAALGAILIPMMVKSGYCKETSAGLLASANLVAPIMPPSVPMIIYGVTAGVSVKGLFMGGIAPAVYLTVIMCVVWFFVVRSEGISSHAPKLSAKEIFSSFFEGLPALILPLIILFGLRGGVFTATEAGVVAVVYTLITGIFIYRELKLKDIFESFIAAAKMSAVVMFLAASAQYAAYILTISRIPQLITQSLTPLIHHPALLNLVLQIIIILMGTCVDVTPTILIMTPIMLPLLKAAHIDLIYFGVVFTLANVLGLTSPPVGPVLNVACATGDVKMDKLLPKVIPYYIFQCLLVAALIFIPELITVPLKWFNS, translated from the coding sequence ATGATTACGATTTATACTATAGTTTTTCTTGCTTCTCTTATTATAAGCATTATGATAGGTATGCCTATCACGTATTCTCTTCTGTTGAGCGGGGCTGCCACAGCGCTTGCGATCGGAGGTTCCGCGACGAACGCGCAGACTGTTGCGGCTCAAGTTATGCGGGGAACGGACTCCGTTTCCATGATGGCGCTTCCGTTTTTTATTCTTGTAGGAGAATTAATGAATCGCGGAGGTCTTACAAAACGCATCATAAACTTTTGTAATATCTTTGTAGGAAGATTCCGCGGCGGTTTGGGCTATGTAACTATTTTTGCCTGTCTTATGTTTGCGAGCCTCGTCGGTTCGGCCGTAGCAAGCACTGCAGCTTTAGGCGCAATACTTATTCCAATGATGGTAAAGTCGGGATACTGTAAAGAAACCTCTGCCGGTCTTCTTGCGAGTGCGAACCTTGTCGCTCCCATTATGCCCCCTTCAGTACCTATGATTATTTACGGCGTTACGGCGGGAGTTTCCGTAAAGGGGCTTTTTATGGGCGGAATCGCGCCGGCGGTATATCTGACTGTAATAATGTGTGTCGTGTGGTTCTTCGTAGTACGTTCTGAAGGCATCAGTTCTCACGCTCCGAAACTGAGCGCAAAAGAGATATTTTCCAGCTTTTTTGAAGGTTTGCCGGCTTTAATTCTTCCTCTCATCATATTGTTCGGCTTGCGAGGAGGCGTTTTTACCGCTACCGAAGCAGGAGTGGTAGCCGTCGTTTATACTCTTATCACGGGGATTTTTATCTATAGGGAATTAAAGCTGAAAGACATATTCGAGTCTTTTATAGCTGCCGCAAAAATGTCCGCCGTAGTTATGTTCTTGGCGGCGAGCGCGCAGTATGCGGCGTATATTCTTACAATCTCACGCATTCCGCAGCTGATAACTCAATCGTTGACGCCTCTTATACATCATCCCGCCCTGCTTAATCTCGTATTGCAGATAATAATCATCTTAATGGGTACCTGTGTGGACGTTACGCCTACGATACTTATCATGACGCCCATAATGCTTCCTCTGCTTAAAGCGGCGCATATCGATCTAATATATTTCGGCGTAGTATTTACGTTGGCAAACGTTTTGGGATTGACTTCGCCGCCGGTTGGGCCGGTATTGAACGTAGCTTGCGCTACGGGCGACGTTAAAATGGATAAACTGCTGCCGAAGGTTATTCCCTATTATATCTTTCAATGTTTGCTCGTTGCGGCGTTGATTTTTATTCCCGAATTGATAACCGTACCGTTAAAGTGGTTTAACAGCTGA
- the ispH gene encoding 4-hydroxy-3-methylbut-2-enyl diphosphate reductase, with protein MKIIRSDVLGFCMGVCRAVDCVQKAVDENEKSGRTAKLFTMGPLIHNPGVLKKMGEQGVGILKDEALDNLEAGSVVVIRAHGVPPAIYEKLKQKKAVIKDSTCPRVKVSQRRAEEYSKKGYKVILAGDGGHGEVLGIAGFAGKNFLLVKNKEEAENLFSKDIKEGRPMPEKAILLAQTTFSPAEFTAIAEILKNKIPWIEVFNTICSATQERQDALTKLCSKVDGVLVVGGKNSANTQRLFLKAKKLCAHVALVENPEEIPEDFYSLETVGITAGASTPDEMIDAVEDRLCEGTS; from the coding sequence ATGAAGATCATTCGCTCCGATGTCCTCGGATTTTGCATGGGAGTTTGTCGTGCCGTGGATTGTGTTCAAAAGGCCGTAGATGAAAACGAAAAATCCGGCCGGACTGCCAAACTGTTTACGATGGGGCCGCTCATACACAATCCCGGCGTCTTAAAAAAAATGGGAGAACAGGGAGTAGGGATCTTAAAAGACGAAGCGCTTGATAATCTTGAAGCTGGCAGCGTCGTCGTCATCCGCGCTCACGGAGTCCCTCCCGCCATCTATGAAAAACTTAAGCAAAAAAAGGCTGTCATAAAAGATTCCACCTGTCCGCGCGTAAAAGTGAGTCAAAGGCGGGCGGAAGAATATTCGAAAAAAGGATACAAGGTAATTTTAGCGGGAGACGGTGGACACGGCGAAGTTTTAGGTATCGCGGGCTTTGCAGGAAAGAATTTTTTGCTTGTCAAAAATAAAGAAGAAGCCGAAAACCTGTTTTCAAAAGATATTAAAGAAGGGCGTCCTATGCCTGAAAAAGCCATCTTATTGGCGCAGACTACATTCAGCCCTGCGGAATTCACGGCGATTGCAGAAATTTTGAAAAATAAAATCCCGTGGATAGAAGTGTTTAACACGATCTGTTCGGCGACACAGGAACGCCAAGACGCGCTTACAAAACTGTGCTCCAAGGTGGACGGTGTTTTAGTAGTCGGCGGAAAAAATTCCGCAAATACGCAAAGACTGTTTTTAAAGGCAAAAAAACTGTGCGCTCACGTGGCCCTCGTAGAGAACCCAGAAGAAATCCCCGAAGACTTTTATTCGCTTGAGACTGTAGGTATTACGGCGGGCGCCAGCACTCCTGATGAAATGATCGACGCCGTGGAAGATCGCCTTTGTGAAGGAACGTCTTAA
- a CDS encoding NAD(P)H-dependent glycerol-3-phosphate dehydrogenase yields MELRKVGIIGSGAWGTAMAQALARAGHHVQLYTRSAELVEAIKDKHENLQYLPGYVLSKNVTASTDIAEVADDKDFLFLASPSLYLLDNVNRILNVPSVSRAKTNIGILTKGFFSTEAGPKMIMETLESILPEPFRHNLVYVAGPSHAEEVAVGKLTGLIAASENPKNSIMFRDLLRVPGLMVYSSFDVIGVQICAAVKNVIAVVYGSLDAIAEDSAVFGDNAESLLLAAGLNEIQTIGFAMGATHAETFTSISGVGDLYVSCKSKYGRNRRFGHDIIKNAILTRFKNLDDLITNISSIGYLPEGVVACKYVAQIAEKHNLRLTICNGLYRILNREIEPEDFLTNLLMRG; encoded by the coding sequence ATGGAACTTAGAAAAGTCGGAATAATAGGTTCCGGCGCGTGGGGCACCGCGATGGCCCAGGCTCTTGCCCGTGCGGGGCATCACGTTCAGCTTTATACCCGCAGTGCGGAGCTTGTTGAAGCGATCAAAGATAAACATGAAAATCTGCAATATCTTCCGGGTTATGTGCTTTCAAAAAACGTTACGGCGTCTACCGATATAGCTGAAGTGGCTGACGACAAAGATTTTCTGTTTTTGGCAAGTCCCTCGCTGTATTTGCTTGACAATGTAAACCGTATTTTAAATGTCCCGTCGGTATCTCGCGCCAAGACGAACATAGGAATTTTAACAAAGGGTTTTTTTTCAACCGAAGCCGGGCCTAAGATGATAATGGAAACTCTTGAATCGATTCTTCCGGAACCTTTCCGTCATAATCTGGTATATGTCGCAGGCCCAAGTCACGCGGAAGAGGTAGCTGTGGGGAAACTTACCGGTCTCATAGCCGCATCGGAAAATCCTAAAAATTCCATTATGTTCCGCGACCTGCTTCGAGTACCGGGTCTTATGGTATATTCGAGTTTCGACGTGATCGGCGTGCAGATTTGCGCCGCGGTAAAAAACGTGATAGCCGTAGTTTACGGTTCTTTAGATGCGATCGCCGAAGATTCTGCGGTATTCGGCGACAACGCGGAATCTCTTTTGCTTGCCGCCGGCCTCAATGAAATTCAAACGATAGGATTTGCAATGGGAGCCACCCATGCAGAAACGTTTACTTCCATTTCAGGCGTGGGAGATCTTTACGTGAGCTGCAAAAGCAAATACGGAAGGAATCGTCGCTTCGGGCACGACATAATAAAAAATGCAATTCTCACGAGGTTCAAAAACCTTGACGATCTTATAACAAACATATCGTCGATAGGCTATCTTCCTGAGGGCGTCGTCGCCTGTAAATATGTAGCACAGATCGCGGAAAAACATAACCTGCGTCTTACGATATGCAACGGTTTGTATAGAATACTGAACAGAGAAATAGAGCCTGAAGACTTTTTAACGAATCTTTTGATGCGAGGATAA
- the ffh gene encoding signal recognition particle protein, whose translation MLEKLTNTFSDIVRTISGKSSITEKNIEETVEKIKMALLEADVNLRVVRRFVNSTIEEAKGEKVLRAVDPGQQFVKIIYDKICTLLGSTKTDLSLKGPDTQSVILLLGLQGSGKTTAAHKLAARFKKEGRRPLLAACDLVRPAAVEQLSILGEKIGVPVYKEESKDAVGVAKNAVAFAKKNGHDIIIIDTAGRLQIDEVMMKELAAVKKAVNPEETVLVADAMTGQNAVDIAKTFDEQLGITGIALTKFDSDARGGAALSLRSITGKPILFIGTGEKTEDFEVFHPERIASRILGMGDIVSLVEKAQETVDAAAAEKMQQKMARNEFTLDDMLEQFRNVKKMGSIQSLIEMMPGLAAQMGGRDIDTSGMKRQEAIILSMTKKERANHLIIGPSRRKRIAKGSGTSVAEVNKLIKQFEKSKLMMKKLGRNRGMQAKMMQQLAGSGGMPGAGFPGSF comes from the coding sequence ATGCTTGAAAAACTGACAAATACTTTTAGCGACATTGTGCGCACTATAAGCGGCAAATCGTCGATTACCGAAAAAAATATTGAAGAAACGGTAGAAAAAATCAAGATGGCTCTGCTTGAAGCGGACGTAAACCTGCGCGTAGTGCGCCGCTTTGTAAACAGTACGATCGAAGAAGCTAAAGGTGAAAAAGTTCTTCGAGCCGTGGATCCCGGGCAGCAGTTCGTAAAGATCATTTATGATAAAATTTGCACGCTCTTGGGTTCTACAAAGACGGATCTTTCACTTAAGGGCCCCGACACGCAATCAGTCATACTTCTTCTCGGGCTTCAGGGCTCGGGTAAGACTACCGCCGCGCACAAATTGGCCGCAAGATTCAAAAAAGAAGGCCGCCGTCCGCTTTTGGCCGCTTGCGACTTGGTACGCCCTGCAGCCGTAGAGCAGCTCAGCATTTTAGGTGAAAAGATCGGCGTTCCGGTTTATAAAGAAGAGTCTAAAGACGCCGTCGGCGTTGCAAAAAATGCAGTCGCCTTTGCTAAAAAGAACGGACACGACATAATTATAATAGATACCGCCGGCCGCCTGCAGATCGACGAAGTTATGATGAAGGAATTGGCCGCCGTAAAAAAAGCCGTCAATCCTGAAGAAACCGTACTTGTAGCCGACGCGATGACAGGGCAAAACGCCGTCGACATTGCAAAAACATTTGACGAGCAGCTCGGTATAACCGGAATAGCCCTTACGAAATTCGATTCCGATGCGCGCGGAGGAGCCGCGCTCTCTTTAAGATCCATTACCGGTAAGCCCATTTTATTTATAGGTACGGGAGAAAAAACCGAAGACTTTGAAGTGTTTCATCCGGAGCGGATCGCAAGCCGTATTTTGGGCATGGGCGATATTGTCTCTTTGGTAGAAAAAGCGCAGGAAACGGTAGACGCGGCCGCCGCTGAAAAGATGCAGCAAAAGATGGCCAGAAACGAATTTACGCTTGACGATATGCTTGAACAATTCCGCAACGTTAAGAAAATGGGTTCGATTCAGTCGTTAATTGAAATGATGCCGGGGCTTGCCGCTCAGATGGGCGGCCGCGACATAGACACTAGCGGTATGAAAAGGCAGGAAGCTATAATTCTTTCCATGACAAAAAAAGAAAGGGCGAATCACCTTATAATAGGGCCAAGCCGCCGTAAACGCATTGCAAAAGGATCGGGAACGTCGGTAGCGGAAGTCAATAAGCTCATAAAACAGTTTGAAAAATCCAAGCTGATGATGAAAAAGCTGGGAAGAAACCGCGGAATGCAGGCTAAGATGATGCAGCAGCTTGCCGGTTCCGGCGGAATGCCGGGCGCCGGTTTCCCTGGTTCGTTTTAA
- a CDS encoding glycogen-binding domain-containing protein, protein MKRSLFVFLTAVLVLADSFFLSAQEFDNTHTAITDELLSKITGVNRPQIINDCIVFTAPHTARSVGIAFDFENFKKIHAFKLRTFTDIDGKPVDSWFFYILDIPKNALSVSYRLIIDGLWTIDPLNPDSEYNLETGIRLSKVNIDRTSPPATETSKNNAVRFIYRGESGQKIRLGGSFTNWDSWIYTMDEIEPGLYALDLHLPEGTYYYSFYNGLKTIIDKTNPDRAYTVDGRVASVLKVQYRAQTY, encoded by the coding sequence ATGAAGCGATCTTTATTCGTATTTTTGACAGCGGTATTGGTTTTAGCCGACTCGTTTTTTTTGTCCGCGCAGGAATTTGACAACACACATACGGCAATCACGGACGAACTTTTATCAAAAATTACAGGAGTAAACAGGCCGCAGATAATAAACGACTGCATCGTCTTTACGGCGCCCCATACGGCTCGTTCCGTAGGAATAGCATTCGACTTTGAAAATTTTAAAAAGATCCACGCATTTAAATTGCGCACCTTTACCGACATCGACGGTAAGCCCGTTGATTCATGGTTCTTTTACATTTTGGATATTCCCAAAAACGCCCTCTCCGTTTCTTACAGATTAATCATCGACGGATTATGGACAATCGATCCTCTCAATCCGGATTCCGAATACAATCTTGAAACGGGCATCCGTCTTTCAAAGGTGAACATAGACCGCACTTCACCTCCGGCAACTGAAACTTCGAAAAACAATGCCGTGCGCTTTATTTACAGAGGCGAAAGCGGACAAAAAATCCGGCTAGGCGGCTCCTTTACAAACTGGGATTCATGGATTTATACGATGGACGAAATAGAACCCGGCCTTTACGCGCTTGATCTGCACTTGCCGGAAGGCACATATTATTATTCGTTTTACAACGGACTAAAGACAATAATAGACAAAACAAATCCCGATCGCGCTTACACTGTAGACGGCAGAGTAGCTTCCGTTCTCAAGGTTCAATACAGAGCGCAAACTTATTGA
- the flcA gene encoding periplasmic flagellar collar protein FlcA, translated as MPGKTNLQQFSSDVLNIGDEVKVRAARGEKPSIYEIPPDIADTDDSQDFVIGMPEPEELEEDKTQDSSETNTETNEDHGDTGAFVPDIPLPGEDIVAGPSDIPDLDAILNGVVSSGNAAGKAGSAKQSDSADIDLDQLLDSVTGGNRGKDLTGDNLQSQNSAPRSVSEEKTSPDSPIQDTSFSDFGLDNIPDLENISDEDLVPPAKDTGNLGAEPSGGAAAENAGNLSTSSADYMPAVDELGAASVRAGDDAPVSGKTEADASSAGGETAVGGGEGDPFADDDFDGTDSAIDLTGDISEESKEVPDDYTASWDYDVPSENTAAGADGNDKESGSDSGLEETGTSAPGASAAHAEDDFDKDSVSSSADVFGGDFGLDDIDTDVKTPPSTDETAVDDDIDLSALDDIDLSGTDSADLSAGEASFNDEENFDKAGIEDGGGEGHELESGHKPETGSGLDDLNISETDARMGSPGDDFDSMDDEDFSIPGFSDIDEAALDRTVSSKIFPAKEPDSETGDAGASQENSLTEDEYERFKKNLSGYPLNVKLAVEELIVSEEFKDDAIFEVIERVLKKQSARQLASHLEKMLDISLPVPRNFERRTVAEYEAYKASFEYQLKNKIIPLGLICVALGLIGIFLFFTVKQFVYNPLKAVSLYRQGYELLESEEYPQSEQKFKEAVTYKENKKWFYRYARAYRAHKQYERARVMYDDILKRFNNDKPAGLEYADMEWRDLANYEGAVRIINDRVLLYHVNDPDALLQLGDIYLDWGDNGEPENYEKARINYASLMNLYGAKDLYLSRMLRYFIRTDNLREVLQLKDVFFPKKKSLGAQDLTELSGYMFDKIQGGLTPAEEYLRDKIEDVKALMERAIQADPNNPTALYNMARYYLNMANNSAGLNFLDAAIEAFKNVPKTTKADAYRRIDSYRLKGEIYVKQNEIIKAVETYTEGISLYKTQSQSLPGNYIIGKLYSDMADIDYFKFNNTDAAYEYYRAALENENDTPSIRYRIGAILYEKNRFPEALGAFIAVAELVPDDNNLLMALGNVLSERNSYNAAKGYYEELLSHLDVLRANRGILLPQVEADDADIVELYMKASNNLGVILYHLARRTGNSNLNARSIVYFSESLRAWDALTRNQVTMTRLPGTNLAEENIRYILKPVSDFEPAVYPDIPRTLSGEKGID; from the coding sequence ATGCCTGGAAAAACAAACTTACAACAATTTTCTTCAGACGTACTCAATATAGGCGACGAAGTTAAGGTTCGTGCAGCGCGCGGCGAAAAACCTTCGATCTATGAAATTCCTCCGGATATCGCCGATACCGACGATTCTCAGGACTTTGTGATAGGCATGCCTGAGCCGGAAGAGCTGGAAGAAGATAAAACTCAAGATTCATCCGAAACAAATACTGAAACAAACGAAGACCATGGAGACACAGGAGCCTTTGTTCCCGACATTCCGTTGCCCGGCGAAGATATCGTTGCCGGACCTTCCGATATTCCCGATTTGGACGCTATCTTAAATGGCGTAGTATCTTCCGGCAATGCGGCCGGAAAGGCAGGTTCCGCAAAGCAATCCGACAGCGCCGATATAGATCTGGATCAGCTTTTAGACAGCGTAACAGGGGGCAATCGCGGTAAAGATCTGACTGGTGATAATCTCCAATCTCAGAACTCCGCGCCTCGATCCGTTTCCGAAGAAAAAACGAGCCCTGACTCTCCGATTCAGGATACGTCTTTTTCGGATTTCGGTCTTGACAATATTCCGGATTTGGAAAACATTTCCGATGAAGACCTTGTTCCGCCCGCAAAAGACACCGGCAATTTAGGTGCCGAGCCTTCAGGCGGCGCGGCGGCTGAAAACGCCGGAAATTTAAGTACCTCGTCCGCCGATTATATGCCCGCCGTTGACGAACTTGGAGCGGCTTCAGTGCGTGCAGGCGATGATGCGCCGGTAAGCGGTAAAACAGAAGCCGACGCTTCTTCTGCTGGAGGGGAAACGGCTGTCGGCGGCGGGGAAGGCGATCCGTTTGCCGACGACGATTTTGACGGTACAGATTCCGCTATAGATTTGACGGGCGACATTTCCGAAGAATCGAAAGAGGTTCCCGACGATTATACCGCTTCTTGGGATTACGACGTTCCGTCTGAAAATACGGCGGCGGGGGCGGACGGAAACGATAAGGAATCCGGCTCAGACAGCGGTCTTGAAGAAACTGGTACTTCCGCGCCGGGCGCAAGCGCGGCGCATGCCGAAGACGATTTTGATAAAGACTCCGTTTCCTCGAGCGCGGATGTGTTCGGCGGAGATTTCGGCCTTGACGACATCGATACGGATGTAAAGACTCCTCCTTCGACCGATGAAACCGCCGTTGATGACGACATAGATCTGTCGGCCTTGGACGATATTGATCTTTCCGGCACCGATTCTGCGGATCTGAGCGCAGGAGAGGCTTCTTTTAACGATGAAGAGAATTTTGATAAGGCAGGAATAGAAGACGGCGGAGGCGAGGGACATGAGCTTGAGAGCGGGCATAAGCCTGAGACGGGCTCAGGACTTGACGATCTTAACATAAGCGAAACCGACGCCCGCATGGGCTCTCCGGGTGACGATTTCGATTCAATGGATGACGAAGATTTTTCGATTCCCGGTTTTTCGGACATAGACGAAGCGGCTCTGGACAGGACTGTCTCATCGAAGATCTTCCCGGCAAAGGAACCCGATTCCGAAACAGGCGATGCCGGCGCATCTCAAGAAAACTCTCTTACGGAAGACGAATACGAGCGGTTCAAAAAAAATCTTTCAGGCTATCCTCTTAACGTAAAACTTGCCGTAGAAGAACTGATCGTAAGTGAAGAATTCAAAGACGATGCGATCTTTGAAGTTATAGAAAGGGTATTAAAAAAACAATCCGCCAGGCAGTTGGCTTCTCACCTTGAGAAAATGCTTGATATTTCGCTTCCTGTTCCTCGGAATTTTGAGCGCCGCACCGTTGCGGAATATGAAGCGTATAAAGCGTCGTTTGAATATCAGCTTAAAAATAAAATCATTCCCCTAGGATTGATCTGCGTCGCGCTAGGCTTAATCGGGATTTTCCTTTTCTTTACTGTAAAACAGTTCGTTTACAATCCTCTTAAGGCGGTAAGTCTTTACCGGCAAGGCTATGAGCTTTTGGAATCCGAAGAATACCCCCAGTCCGAACAGAAATTTAAAGAGGCGGTTACATATAAGGAAAATAAAAAGTGGTTTTACAGGTACGCGAGAGCGTATAGAGCGCACAAACAGTACGAGCGCGCAAGGGTAATGTACGACGACATTTTAAAGCGCTTTAACAACGACAAACCTGCGGGGCTTGAGTATGCCGATATGGAATGGCGCGATCTTGCCAATTATGAAGGCGCCGTAAGGATAATAAACGACCGCGTGCTTTTATATCATGTAAACGATCCGGACGCCCTCTTACAGCTTGGCGACATTTACCTTGACTGGGGCGATAACGGTGAGCCTGAAAACTATGAAAAAGCCAGGATCAATTACGCTTCGCTTATGAATCTTTACGGAGCGAAAGATCTGTATCTTTCGCGAATGCTGCGTTATTTTATACGCACGGACAATTTACGCGAAGTTTTGCAGCTTAAAGACGTATTCTTCCCGAAGAAAAAATCTTTAGGAGCTCAGGATCTTACCGAACTCAGCGGATACATGTTTGATAAAATTCAAGGCGGTCTTACGCCGGCCGAAGAATATCTTCGCGACAAAATAGAAGACGTAAAGGCTCTTATGGAAAGGGCGATACAAGCAGATCCCAATAATCCTACAGCCTTGTACAATATGGCGCGTTATTATCTTAATATGGCGAACAACAGCGCCGGTTTGAATTTTCTTGACGCCGCCATAGAAGCTTTTAAAAACGTTCCTAAGACGACGAAGGCCGACGCATACCGCAGAATAGATTCATACAGATTGAAGGGCGAAATTTACGTAAAACAGAATGAAATAATAAAGGCCGTAGAAACATATACTGAAGGAATTTCACTGTATAAGACGCAAAGCCAATCCCTGCCCGGAAATTACATAATAGGAAAACTTTACAGCGATATGGCGGACATAGATTATTTTAAGTTCAATAATACGGACGCCGCTTACGAATATTACAGAGCCGCGCTTGAAAATGAAAACGACACTCCTTCAATCCGCTATCGGATAGGCGCAATATTGTACGAAAAAAACCGCTTCCCTGAAGCTTTGGGCGCTTTTATCGCCGTAGCGGAGCTTGTTCCGGACGACAATAATCTGCTTATGGCTTTGGGAAACGTCCTTTCCGAAAGAAACAGCTATAACGCCGCAAAGGGATATTACGAAGAATTGCTTTCTCATTTGGACGTATTGCGTGCAAACCGCGGAATCCTTCTTCCCCAAGTCGAAGCGGACGATGCCGATATAGTAGAGCTCTATATGAAAGCTTCAAATAATCTCGGCGTTATCTTATATCATCTTGCAAGACGCACAGGTAACAGTAACCTCAACGCCAGATCCATTGTTTACTTTTCGGAATCTTTAAGAGCTTGGGACGCCCTTACGCGCAATCAGGTGACGATGACGCGGCTTCCGGGTACAAACCTTGCAGAAGAGAATATAAGATATATTTTAAAACCAGTATCTGATTTTGAACCGGCCGTTTATCCCGACATACCGCGGACATTGAGCGGAGAAAAGGGAATCGACTAA
- a CDS encoding diacylglycerol/polyprenol kinase family protein, whose protein sequence is MSDRISGILIKQHIIDLKKEVFRKSIHICAGFVPFFLAKAYVLTIVFLCLSLTLYLIFESMRIRGCEIPLVSAITAAAARKRDENKFVLGPVTLVLGIIACALLWERVPAAVGIYALAFGDGLASLVGKLMGSIKIPFTRGKTVAGSLACFIAIFCSTFLVLRSVKSALFIAVFGMLIEILPLKNLDNLVIPVVLGGIAQFIIINQIF, encoded by the coding sequence ATGAGCGATAGAATAAGCGGCATTCTTATAAAACAGCATATTATTGATCTAAAAAAAGAAGTGTTCAGAAAATCCATCCATATATGCGCGGGGTTTGTTCCTTTTTTTCTTGCCAAAGCCTATGTGCTTACGATCGTGTTTTTGTGTTTGAGCCTTACGCTGTACCTGATATTTGAATCTATGAGGATAAGAGGATGCGAAATTCCGCTTGTCTCCGCAATCACCGCCGCAGCTGCGAGAAAGCGTGATGAAAACAAATTTGTACTAGGCCCCGTTACTCTTGTTTTGGGAATTATTGCGTGTGCGCTTCTTTGGGAAAGGGTGCCCGCTGCGGTCGGCATTTATGCGCTGGCGTTCGGCGACGGTCTTGCAAGCCTTGTAGGAAAACTGATGGGTTCCATAAAAATTCCTTTTACACGGGGAAAGACCGTCGCCGGAAGTCTCGCCTGTTTTATAGCGATTTTTTGTTCTACGTTTTTAGTGCTGCGTTCCGTTAAATCTGCTCTTTTTATAGCCGTTTTCGGAATGTTAATTGAAATACTGCCTTTAAAAAATCTGGATAACCTTGTGATTCCCGTTGTGCTGGGCGGAATCGCCCAGTTTATAATCATAAATCAAATTTTTTAA
- a CDS encoding DUF2259 domain-containing protein, with protein MKKFIPFAFLSFFLGMYIFAGDAAVFVDEGFSKDGSIYVFGQYGKKDRSFEPYAEIFVVDVAKNDFVTGGIFKSEVGQSSVSESALSVFEKLEAKNFLKLKKYDLKKTNADNLLYVSSDENKKGFEKIVFSDFAASTLAEPVKWSVELIPSVSGNADNASSSFYISVKKQDASGRVIKEYKAGSPDIRRKGVSGYNIEKILRDDYQKSLVFVIEKTVEDKNGISIRYMVETLKL; from the coding sequence ATGAAAAAATTCATTCCGTTTGCTTTTTTATCTTTCTTTTTAGGGATGTACATATTTGCAGGAGACGCCGCCGTTTTTGTGGATGAAGGTTTTTCAAAAGACGGTTCGATATATGTTTTCGGCCAATACGGTAAAAAAGATCGTTCGTTTGAGCCGTATGCGGAAATTTTCGTCGTTGACGTCGCTAAAAATGATTTTGTTACAGGCGGAATATTTAAAAGCGAAGTAGGGCAGAGTTCGGTGTCTGAAAGCGCCTTGAGCGTGTTTGAAAAACTGGAAGCGAAAAACTTTCTTAAACTTAAAAAATACGATCTTAAAAAGACAAATGCGGATAATCTGTTGTATGTTTCATCCGATGAAAATAAAAAGGGTTTTGAAAAGATCGTCTTTTCCGATTTTGCAGCGTCCACCCTTGCGGAGCCTGTTAAATGGTCTGTAGAGCTGATTCCTTCCGTTTCAGGAAACGCTGATAACGCGAGTTCCTCATTTTATATTTCCGTAAAAAAGCAGGACGCCTCCGGCCGCGTAATAAAAGAATATAAAGCCGGTTCGCCCGACATAAGACGTAAAGGCGTATCGGGATACAATATCGAAAAAATCCTCAGGGACGATTATCAAAAAAGCCTTGTCTTTGTAATTGAAAAGACCGTCGAAGATAAAAACGGAATTTCCATAAGATACATGGTAGAAACACTGAAACTGTAA